The Paenibacillus sophorae genome has a segment encoding these proteins:
- a CDS encoding radical SAM protein has protein sequence MDKYNDVSPFVIIKSDVTRRSFIYTDRALGALDKSKHQYQQRVLIGSNGGENAAVPVSLLLRDGTSIIGMPSKTAKNPYVVDQIDGKLVLTDQGEIVEEVHYWYKPDYYDKFTSSGTPMWQVASSRPQRLDIDPNSHCHFWNKGNGCKFCNINANSAQSEKECNMSKQLTAQDVYETVKEALKQPGAFTNLKMSSGSILSGAEIFDDEVDMYIEMLQAAGDNFKDKKFPSTIVASAFSEKQLAKLYENTGLMTYTSDIEIPNEALFAWICKGKHEEVGYAEWKRRIIRAVDIFGAGNVSSGIVGGCEMAQPHGFTNEDDALKAVLEEAEDFASQGVSIVHCVWVPMHGSAFHNQQNPSLEYYVRLAKGLSDLRKKYLLNVDMDNYRKCGNHPDSDLDRGNLE, from the coding sequence ATGGATAAATACAATGATGTATCCCCTTTTGTCATTATCAAATCGGATGTTACCCGCAGGTCCTTTATCTATACGGACCGGGCGCTGGGAGCGCTGGACAAAAGCAAGCATCAGTATCAGCAAAGAGTGCTGATCGGCTCCAACGGAGGTGAGAACGCCGCCGTTCCGGTCTCGCTCCTGCTCAGGGACGGAACGTCGATTATCGGCATGCCTTCCAAGACGGCCAAGAATCCTTACGTGGTAGATCAGATCGACGGCAAGCTGGTTCTGACCGACCAGGGCGAAATCGTGGAAGAGGTACACTATTGGTACAAACCGGATTATTATGACAAGTTCACCAGCTCCGGTACTCCGATGTGGCAGGTGGCCTCTTCCCGGCCGCAAAGGCTCGACATTGATCCCAACAGCCACTGCCACTTCTGGAACAAAGGGAACGGCTGCAAATTTTGCAATATCAACGCCAACTCCGCGCAAAGCGAGAAAGAATGCAATATGTCGAAGCAGCTAACAGCGCAGGATGTATACGAGACGGTGAAAGAGGCTCTGAAGCAGCCAGGCGCTTTTACCAATCTCAAAATGAGCTCCGGCTCCATTCTCAGCGGCGCGGAAATATTCGATGACGAAGTGGATATGTACATTGAAATGCTGCAGGCCGCCGGAGACAATTTCAAAGACAAGAAATTCCCCAGCACAATAGTTGCCTCGGCTTTCAGCGAGAAACAGCTGGCTAAACTTTATGAGAACACCGGACTGATGACCTACACTTCGGATATTGAAATCCCGAACGAGGCGTTGTTCGCCTGGATTTGCAAAGGCAAGCATGAGGAAGTCGGGTATGCCGAGTGGAAGCGGAGAATCATCCGGGCCGTCGATATTTTTGGCGCCGGAAATGTCAGCAGCGGTATCGTCGGCGGATGCGAAATGGCGCAGCCCCATGGATTTACCAATGAGGATGACGCCTTGAAAGCTGTGCTGGAAGAGGCGGAGGATTTTGCGAGCCAGGGGGTTAGCATCGTCCACTGTGTGTGGGTGCCCATGCATGGTTCGGCCTTCCATAACCAACAGAACCCTTCACTTGAATACTATGTGCGGTTGGCCAAGGGCTTAAGCGACTTAAGAAAGAAATACCTTTTGAATGTCGATATGGACAACTACAGAAAATGCGGCAACCATCCGGACTCGGATCTGGACAGAGGAAATTTAGAATAA
- a CDS encoding LLM class flavin-dependent oxidoreductase, protein MGLHTEEIRFGWFLPTSGDGRYVGTDPEREPSLNYLIEVAQMAERSGFEFVLIPTGGSCLDSWVVGSAVMSHTTRLNALVAIRPGLIAPVLAARMAASLDQLSGGRAMINVVTGSSVQDLEQLGDPLAHAHDDRYDRAMEYMQVMKLAWTGSAGSALSEFSGQAEHGSAAAADSFEGKYFQFRGPVHTPIAVQSPHPPLYLGGSSLIAKQAAVQHADTYLMWGEPHEWIAEQIAEMEDVRKEVLRTTGIDRKPRYGLRAQVLIRDTEEEAWTAAWSLISRVSSDTLQQAQQSFAKTDAANQSRQNELREQSAANDFVLGPNLWSGLSLVRSGGAMLIVGTAEQVADVLIRYAEIGVSTFILSGYPHLEEAENFGQKVLPLFRKQWSQRH, encoded by the coding sequence ATGGGCTTGCATACAGAAGAGATTCGATTTGGCTGGTTTTTACCGACATCCGGCGACGGCCGCTATGTGGGGACTGATCCGGAGAGAGAACCCTCGCTTAATTATTTAATTGAGGTGGCGCAGATGGCGGAACGCTCCGGCTTTGAGTTCGTTCTGATTCCGACAGGCGGATCATGCCTGGATTCATGGGTAGTCGGATCAGCGGTGATGAGCCACACGACACGGCTTAACGCCCTCGTAGCGATCAGACCCGGATTGATTGCCCCGGTGCTCGCAGCCCGCATGGCCGCTTCTCTTGATCAATTGTCAGGGGGGCGGGCCATGATCAATGTCGTGACCGGGAGTTCGGTTCAGGATCTGGAGCAGCTCGGCGATCCACTCGCCCATGCCCATGATGACCGGTACGATCGGGCGATGGAGTACATGCAGGTGATGAAGCTTGCCTGGACCGGATCGGCCGGATCAGCGTTATCTGAATTCTCAGGCCAAGCTGAACATGGCTCTGCAGCAGCCGCAGATTCTTTTGAAGGCAAGTATTTTCAGTTTCGCGGCCCGGTTCACACACCGATTGCGGTACAGTCTCCGCATCCCCCGCTTTATCTGGGAGGAAGCTCGCTGATCGCCAAGCAAGCTGCGGTCCAGCATGCGGACACCTATCTGATGTGGGGCGAGCCGCATGAATGGATTGCCGAGCAGATTGCCGAGATGGAGGATGTTCGAAAGGAGGTCCTCAGGACTACAGGAATTGACCGCAAACCGAGGTACGGATTAAGGGCGCAGGTGCTTATACGCGACACCGAGGAAGAAGCCTGGACGGCTGCGTGGAGCTTGATCAGCCGCGTCTCATCAGACACGCTGCAGCAAGCGCAGCAATCTTTTGCAAAGACGGACGCTGCCAACCAGAGCAGACAGAACGAGCTCAGGGAACAGTCCGCAGCGAATGACTTCGTCTTAGGGCCTAATCTGTGGAGCGGCTTATCCCTCGTTCGCTCGGGAGGGGCGATGCTGATTGTCGGTACAGCGGAGCAGGTTGCGGATGTGCTAATCCGCTATGCGGAAATCGGTGTAAGCACCTTTATTCTTTCCGGTTACCCCCATTTGGAGGAAGCAGAGAATTTTGGACAAAAGGTACTCCCGTTGTTTCGAAAACAGTGGAGTCAGAGGCATTAG
- a CDS encoding carbohydrate ABC transporter permease: MKINALLEKLLSRAILSLFLVYTLFPMLWLVMASLKTNVELLGDPFRFPAPPQFGNYVNAFKSAHLALLFSNSVIISFSATALNALVASMAAYVLSRYKFRFGPVIFSTLITGILVPVSALMVPYFTLIRTLGLYDTKLALILTYTAISLPLSVFIIKGFMDSIPAELEEAALLDGCDFYQKFFRVIVPISRTGIVTAATFQFLSSWNEFLYAMLLTSSEQVRTLQMGIRFFASQFTTDFTSMFAAIVISIIPSVAMYSLFQNQIISGLTQGSVKG; the protein is encoded by the coding sequence ATGAAAATAAATGCGCTGCTTGAAAAGTTACTATCCCGGGCCATTTTGTCCTTGTTTCTTGTGTACACACTCTTCCCCATGCTCTGGCTTGTAATGGCTTCGCTCAAAACGAATGTCGAACTGCTTGGCGATCCTTTCCGGTTTCCCGCCCCGCCGCAGTTCGGCAATTATGTGAATGCGTTCAAGTCGGCGCATTTGGCTCTGTTATTTTCAAATTCCGTTATTATCAGCTTTTCGGCAACTGCTTTGAACGCGCTGGTTGCATCCATGGCCGCCTATGTGCTCTCCAGATATAAGTTCAGGTTCGGACCGGTTATATTTTCAACCCTGATCACGGGGATACTAGTGCCGGTTAGCGCTCTCATGGTTCCGTATTTTACTTTAATTCGGACACTCGGCCTCTATGACACAAAGCTGGCGCTGATTTTAACGTATACGGCAATCTCGCTTCCGCTGTCCGTCTTTATTATCAAAGGCTTTATGGATTCGATTCCTGCGGAGCTCGAAGAAGCCGCGCTGCTGGACGGGTGCGATTTCTACCAAAAGTTCTTCAGGGTGATTGTGCCGATTTCCCGTACAGGCATCGTAACCGCGGCCACGTTTCAATTCTTAAGCAGCTGGAACGAGTTCCTGTATGCGATGCTGCTGACTTCCTCCGAACAGGTGCGGACTCTGCAAATGGGCATTCGTTTTTTCGCCAGCCAGTTTACAACCGATTTCACCTCGATGTTCGCGGCGATTGTCATCAGCATTATTCCAAGCGTTGCGATGTACAGCCTGTTTCAAAACCAGATCATTTCCGGACTTACACAAGGCTCCGTTAAAGGCTGA
- a CDS encoding carbohydrate ABC transporter permease, whose product MQRTTHFRTGAILFLLPALLLFAAFFLYPVGYVVVVSLLNWDGMSSPGFAGLRNYSALFHDEVFRISIRNNLIWAFAEALIQVPLAIVVALLLARKPKGWKLLRTIYFFPHVISGIAITMLWGAIYNNERGLLNGFLRLIGLSEWEHNWLGGLGSAFPSVLVYGLLYIGYFMVIILADISSVSQSYYEAASIDGATRTQQDWHITLPLIRGTIATCVTLAMVNGLRQFEQVLLLTNGGPANSTSVLVLYLYKELQNFHYGTANALGTVLIVLGGLVILTVRRLFNAAKYDM is encoded by the coding sequence TTGCAGCGAACAACCCATTTCCGTACAGGCGCTATACTTTTTCTACTGCCGGCCTTACTGCTCTTTGCCGCCTTTTTTCTATATCCCGTCGGATATGTCGTCGTTGTCAGCCTATTGAATTGGGATGGTATGAGCAGTCCCGGGTTTGCCGGCCTCCGAAATTACAGCGCCTTGTTTCATGATGAAGTATTTCGGATTTCCATTCGCAATAATTTGATCTGGGCCTTCGCGGAGGCGTTGATTCAGGTACCGCTTGCCATCGTAGTCGCCCTGCTGCTGGCCCGAAAGCCGAAGGGCTGGAAGCTGCTGCGTACGATTTACTTTTTCCCCCATGTCATCTCGGGTATCGCAATCACGATGTTGTGGGGAGCCATCTATAACAATGAACGGGGATTGCTTAACGGCTTCCTCCGTTTGATAGGATTGTCCGAATGGGAACATAACTGGCTCGGCGGGCTGGGCAGCGCGTTCCCTTCCGTACTCGTGTACGGACTGCTGTATATCGGCTATTTCATGGTCATTATTTTGGCGGACATCTCCTCGGTTTCGCAGTCCTACTACGAAGCTGCAAGCATTGACGGAGCGACACGCACGCAGCAGGATTGGCATATCACATTGCCACTGATTAGAGGAACCATAGCTACCTGCGTAACGCTTGCGATGGTTAACGGGCTTCGGCAATTCGAACAGGTTCTGCTGCTGACAAACGGCGGTCCGGCCAACAGCACCTCGGTCCTTGTACTTTATTTATATAAAGAACTACAGAACTTCCACTATGGGACGGCCAATGCTTTGGGCACGGTGCTGATTGTTCTCGGCGGCCTGGTCATTCTAACGGTACGCAGATTATTTAACGCCGCCAAATATGACATGTAA